One stretch of Schlesneria sp. DSM 10557 DNA includes these proteins:
- a CDS encoding amidohydrolase, whose amino-acid sequence MADAVARCQRIFAHAWMVRTFVKHSEVIEDFPELMTIVRAVFDTSRALETAISQPADYLKMLRKKFPKLRTAAAEFREMAPQASDHTNFRQAVISMDGCIDELELILKSFPTAAPPAMPANFRPPSSSVNLSTTADTPPAD is encoded by the coding sequence ATGGCAGACGCCGTCGCCAGGTGTCAGCGGATCTTCGCTCACGCGTGGATGGTTCGTACCTTCGTTAAACACAGCGAGGTCATCGAAGATTTCCCGGAACTGATGACCATCGTCCGCGCGGTGTTTGATACTTCTCGCGCATTGGAGACGGCCATCAGTCAGCCGGCCGATTATCTGAAGATGCTGCGAAAGAAATTTCCCAAGCTGCGTACGGCAGCAGCGGAGTTTCGCGAAATGGCGCCTCAGGCATCGGACCATACGAATTTTCGCCAGGCGGTGATTTCGATGGACGGATGTATCGATGAACTTGAATTGATCCTGAAATCCTTCCCGACGGCAGCACCCCCTGCGATGCCCGCGAACTTTCGCCCGCCTTCCAGTTCGGTTAACCTATCGACAACTGCCGACACGCCGCCCGCCGATTGA
- a CDS encoding glycine cleavage system protein H — protein sequence MPDPLVFMMGNFEAPIPTDRQYFESHLWAQRVGNLLRVGFTSYAVRLLQDVYFLDWQIDADTPVRRKQTIGEIESSKAVSTMYAPADGRIVRFNEALLNDPSLINADHHERGWLYEFETNTGLLSPEDYIKVLDAGWEQTQRVLKNQFNE from the coding sequence ATGCCTGATCCTCTTGTATTTATGATGGGCAATTTTGAGGCCCCCATTCCAACGGACCGTCAGTACTTTGAGTCCCATCTGTGGGCACAGCGTGTCGGAAATTTGTTGCGGGTTGGCTTTACATCGTATGCCGTTCGATTACTTCAGGATGTCTATTTTCTCGACTGGCAGATCGATGCGGATACCCCAGTTCGTCGCAAGCAGACGATTGGCGAAATTGAGAGTTCCAAGGCTGTCTCCACCATGTACGCTCCGGCGGACGGTCGGATTGTGAGGTTTAACGAAGCTCTTTTAAATGACCCTTCCCTGATCAACGCTGACCACCATGAGCGAGGGTGGCTGTACGAATTCGAAACGAACACTGGATTGCTTTCACCCGAGGACTATATCAAGGTTCTGGATGCTGGTTGGGAACAAACGCAGCGCGTGCTGAAAAATCAGTTCAACGAATGA
- a CDS encoding radical SAM/SPASM domain-containing protein: MYLRMARRLLLETDKRLLWKLAYNFGFQGMLSVQRFKRRLKRGEFFPPFIYISVINSCNLRCQGCWVDVAAKQQIIDVESMNRLLTEAKEAGNRFFGIVGGEPFMHPQLLEILAAHPDCYFQVFTNGHFITPEVAAELRRLGNVTPLISVEGTEIISDERRGRPGVLSKTMQGLQNCLDHKVITGVCTSVCQTNIDDLVNEKWLDRLIEMGVMYSWFHVYRPMGPKPEPELALTREQQLRIRRFVVEMRVRKPIGIIDAYYDGEGKALCPAASGLTHHINPWGGIEPCPIIQFAKESIHDKRHIRDVIGQSEFLRDFREVAARSTRGCIVLEQPDVLHQLVVSHQAGDQTARKTALEELRKMESRPSQYGPGQEIPERSWAYRLAKRYWFNDFGAYKALDAAVAQKPVSV, translated from the coding sequence ATGTATCTTCGCATGGCCCGCCGCCTTCTTCTGGAAACCGACAAACGCCTGTTGTGGAAACTCGCTTACAACTTTGGCTTTCAGGGAATGCTGTCCGTCCAGCGATTCAAACGCCGACTCAAACGAGGCGAGTTCTTCCCTCCGTTTATCTACATTTCCGTCATCAACAGCTGCAACCTGCGGTGTCAGGGATGCTGGGTCGATGTTGCGGCCAAGCAGCAGATCATCGATGTCGAATCGATGAATCGCCTGCTGACAGAAGCCAAAGAAGCAGGCAATCGATTTTTCGGAATCGTCGGTGGGGAGCCGTTCATGCATCCCCAGTTGCTGGAAATTCTGGCAGCACACCCTGACTGCTATTTCCAGGTCTTCACCAATGGCCACTTCATCACTCCGGAGGTGGCTGCAGAACTACGAAGGCTGGGTAACGTCACTCCACTGATCAGCGTCGAAGGGACGGAAATCATCAGCGACGAGCGGCGTGGCCGCCCCGGAGTCTTGTCCAAGACGATGCAGGGACTGCAGAACTGCCTGGACCATAAGGTGATCACAGGTGTGTGCACCAGTGTCTGCCAGACCAATATCGACGATCTGGTCAACGAAAAATGGCTCGATCGTCTCATTGAGATGGGAGTCATGTATTCGTGGTTCCACGTCTACCGACCGATGGGGCCAAAGCCGGAACCGGAACTCGCGCTGACGCGTGAGCAACAACTGCGTATCCGCCGGTTCGTCGTCGAAATGCGGGTCCGCAAGCCGATCGGCATCATTGACGCCTACTACGATGGGGAAGGGAAAGCCCTGTGTCCGGCTGCTTCCGGGTTAACGCATCATATTAATCCCTGGGGTGGGATCGAGCCCTGCCCCATCATTCAGTTCGCCAAAGAATCCATTCACGACAAGCGTCACATTCGTGACGTCATTGGCCAGTCTGAGTTTTTACGAGATTTTCGCGAAGTGGCAGCCAGGTCCACTCGCGGCTGTATCGTGCTCGAGCAACCCGATGTCCTGCATCAGCTTGTTGTGAGTCATCAGGCGGGCGATCAGACAGCGCGAAAGACGGCTCTCGAGGAACTCCGCAAGATGGAGTCCCGTCCGTCTCAGTACGGTCCCGGGCAGGAGATCCCCGAGCGAAGCTGGGCTTATCGGCTAGCCAAACGATACTGGTTCAATGACTTTGGTGCCTACAAAGCACTGGATGCTGCCGTCGCCCAAAAGCCGGTCTCTGTCTGA
- a CDS encoding aminotransferase class V-fold PLP-dependent enzyme: MSSSKSERPAILGGSPACPAGPPEWPQSDPAISEVLTRLFASGDWGRYHGPHLPELCRRLAEFHHVEHVLPCSSGTAAVELALRGLGVQADDEVILAGYDFKANFQNILCLKATPVLVDLDPETWQIDPQQVAAAVSERTRAILISHLHGGIVDLVRIRNLATCHGIPILEDACQSPGAMRGANRIGSAGDVSVLSFGGSKLLTAGRGGAILTNRPEIAERIKRYTQRGNEAYPQSEMQAALLLPQLQQLDRHNEIRRESVRMLCSDEQQMKGLKVLQPPQEDLLPAYYKVGFRYDSAEFGGLARSLFVRSMRAEGIAIDAGFRALHLIHAKRRFRSQGELLEATRADHEMVVLHHPVLLQGDRGIRDIHKAIEKVRKGAPLIREQIRVEEPAESFFI; encoded by the coding sequence ATGAGTTCGAGCAAGTCAGAACGACCCGCAATCCTGGGGGGAAGTCCGGCCTGCCCGGCAGGGCCGCCTGAATGGCCGCAAAGTGACCCTGCGATCAGCGAGGTTCTGACGCGTCTTTTCGCTTCAGGGGACTGGGGGCGTTACCATGGTCCCCATCTGCCGGAACTCTGCCGCAGACTGGCCGAGTTCCATCACGTGGAGCACGTTCTTCCCTGCAGCAGCGGCACGGCCGCCGTTGAATTAGCGCTGCGTGGACTGGGAGTTCAGGCTGACGATGAAGTCATTCTCGCCGGTTACGACTTTAAGGCGAATTTTCAGAATATCCTCTGCCTGAAGGCGACACCGGTCCTGGTGGACCTCGACCCCGAGACATGGCAGATCGATCCTCAGCAGGTTGCCGCTGCGGTGTCGGAGCGAACGCGGGCGATTCTGATCTCGCACCTGCATGGCGGAATCGTGGATCTGGTCCGCATTCGGAATCTTGCCACATGCCACGGCATTCCAATTCTCGAAGATGCGTGTCAGTCGCCGGGGGCGATGCGGGGGGCCAACCGAATCGGCTCCGCGGGCGACGTCAGCGTTCTGAGCTTCGGTGGCAGCAAACTTCTGACTGCGGGACGGGGAGGTGCCATTCTCACGAATCGTCCTGAAATTGCGGAACGGATCAAACGCTATACGCAACGAGGCAACGAGGCCTATCCTCAATCGGAAATGCAGGCCGCTCTCCTGCTGCCGCAACTACAGCAGTTGGACCGCCATAACGAGATCCGTCGTGAATCCGTACGGATGCTCTGTTCGGATGAGCAACAGATGAAGGGGCTGAAGGTGCTGCAGCCCCCTCAGGAAGATCTGTTGCCAGCTTACTACAAAGTGGGCTTTCGATACGATTCAGCAGAATTTGGAGGACTCGCCCGATCACTGTTCGTTCGCTCGATGCGTGCGGAAGGGATCGCAATCGACGCGGGATTTCGAGCCCTGCATCTGATCCACGCCAAACGCCGTTTTCGTTCTCAGGGCGAGTTGCTGGAAGCGACGCGAGCGGACCACGAAATGGTGGTACTTCATCATCCGGTTCTGCTGCAGGGAGACAGGGGCATCCGTGACATTCATAAGGCGATTGAGAAAGTGCGTAAGGGGGCTCCTCTGATCAGGGAACAAATACGGGTCGAAGAGCCTGCAGAGTCCTTCTTCATCTGA
- a CDS encoding prenyltransferase/squalene oxidase repeat-containing protein — protein MAHPYLFRLDERVARGLSQWEPADRERHRQFLLSQQNPDGGFGGRGIPVEYANEEPDERESDLYYTAFGVRALSALRLFTAEDARRVAAYLDGARHQNANVIDVVSWLYSALMVQATAGIDLLAAADSDWPQALAARLEGFRSSDGGYAKTHEGAIGSTYHSFLVALCYELIGQPLPAAESLVEFIRSRQRDDGGFVEIAPMKRSGTNPTAAAIGVLTLHSIIGPNLRDDVLGYLNDVRSDEGGFQANSRIPFADSLSTFTGFLTCLDLHDHSTVDPKRLEQFILALEHPTGGFRAATWDQSTDVEYTYYALGTLGLLWSETPLKR, from the coding sequence ATGGCGCACCCGTATCTGTTTCGACTTGATGAACGCGTTGCGCGCGGGCTCTCGCAATGGGAGCCCGCCGATCGAGAACGGCATCGCCAGTTTCTGCTGAGTCAGCAGAATCCCGATGGAGGATTTGGCGGCCGGGGGATTCCTGTCGAGTACGCGAATGAAGAACCGGACGAACGGGAATCCGACCTGTACTACACAGCGTTTGGAGTCCGTGCTCTCTCTGCGTTGCGCCTCTTCACGGCCGAGGACGCGCGGCGAGTCGCTGCTTACCTTGACGGGGCTCGTCACCAGAACGCAAACGTGATCGACGTAGTGAGCTGGCTCTATTCCGCCCTGATGGTCCAGGCGACGGCAGGGATTGACCTGCTGGCTGCGGCGGATTCCGACTGGCCTCAGGCACTGGCGGCACGCCTTGAAGGCTTTCGCTCGTCCGATGGAGGATACGCCAAAACGCATGAAGGAGCCATTGGAAGCACCTACCATTCATTTCTGGTGGCCCTTTGTTACGAACTGATTGGTCAGCCTCTGCCCGCAGCAGAGAGTCTCGTCGAGTTCATCCGGTCAAGACAACGCGATGACGGGGGCTTTGTCGAAATCGCTCCGATGAAGCGAAGCGGCACGAACCCGACCGCGGCGGCGATCGGCGTATTGACGCTGCACTCAATCATCGGACCAAACCTGCGTGATGACGTCTTGGGATATCTGAACGATGTGCGCAGCGACGAAGGGGGATTCCAGGCCAATTCCCGAATCCCTTTCGCTGATTCGCTGTCGACGTTTACCGGGTTTCTGACGTGCCTTGACCTGCACGATCACTCGACGGTCGATCCTAAGCGACTCGAGCAGTTTATCCTGGCTCTGGAACACCCCACTGGAGGTTTCCGGGCAGCGACCTGGGACCAGTCTACGGACGTCGAATACACGTACTATGCGCTGGGGACTCTCGGCTTGCTCTGGAGCGAAACTCCGCTGAAGCGATAG
- a CDS encoding ATP-binding protein — translation MARKKVTVVISQAPGKNPVKRHLEEEIATQLILSGVAEVSVVPHLYDLTADHTGMLWLKSLKGDLIVLGWLYPRAIRWVLDRNGVKGKEGDSRLNATDSDEDDEGEEGIPPEAQPADEGASRAIGALNVPDRTIFAIDLRTSPDAKTYLDEIERLSQVMTAPLVQLNGFGGIPVISSKSNGALTNGVVTSGPSVFNGESAAIASGSTDPPANGSGDAKADGPTVIPAEGIRRRWYPVIDYSRCTNCMECIDFCLFGVYGVDLLDRILVEQEDNCKKGCPACSRVCPANAIVFPEHKTPAIAGAAGGLVEDFKIDLSKLFGAPTALEMAVLERDVELVADGRSAVGASVGLPKRQAEASSKPRDDLDDLMDDLDALDV, via the coding sequence TTGGCTCGTAAAAAGGTCACAGTCGTTATCTCTCAGGCACCCGGCAAGAACCCGGTGAAGAGACATCTTGAAGAAGAGATTGCGACTCAATTGATTCTGTCGGGAGTAGCCGAGGTTTCGGTTGTTCCGCACCTCTACGATCTGACGGCGGACCACACAGGAATGCTGTGGTTGAAGTCGCTGAAAGGGGATCTGATCGTGCTGGGATGGCTCTACCCGAGGGCCATCCGCTGGGTGCTGGACCGCAACGGAGTCAAAGGCAAGGAAGGGGACTCCCGGCTGAATGCCACGGATAGTGACGAGGATGACGAGGGCGAGGAGGGAATTCCCCCAGAGGCCCAACCGGCCGATGAAGGGGCTTCCCGCGCCATCGGAGCACTGAATGTCCCTGACCGGACGATCTTTGCGATTGACCTGCGGACCAGTCCTGACGCCAAGACGTACCTCGACGAAATCGAACGACTTTCTCAGGTTATGACCGCCCCGCTTGTCCAGTTAAATGGATTCGGCGGTATTCCCGTCATTTCGTCCAAATCCAACGGGGCACTCACCAATGGTGTAGTCACATCGGGACCGTCAGTTTTCAACGGCGAATCTGCCGCTATTGCCAGTGGCAGCACTGATCCCCCTGCCAACGGATCGGGTGACGCCAAAGCGGATGGTCCGACGGTCATTCCTGCGGAAGGAATCCGTCGTCGGTGGTATCCCGTTATCGATTACAGTCGCTGCACAAACTGCATGGAATGCATCGATTTCTGTCTGTTTGGTGTCTACGGCGTCGATCTGCTGGATCGAATTCTGGTTGAGCAGGAAGACAACTGCAAGAAGGGATGTCCTGCCTGCAGCCGTGTCTGTCCCGCCAACGCGATTGTCTTCCCCGAGCATAAGACACCCGCAATTGCCGGGGCCGCTGGGGGCCTTGTGGAAGACTTCAAGATTGACCTGTCAAAGTTATTTGGTGCTCCGACAGCACTGGAAATGGCGGTCCTGGAACGCGACGTCGAGCTTGTCGCTGATGGGCGTTCTGCCGTGGGTGCTTCCGTCGGACTCCCCAAACGACAGGCTGAAGCGTCATCAAAACCGCGTGACGATCTCGACGATCTGATGGACGATCTCGACGCGCTGGATGTGTAG
- a CDS encoding prenyltransferase/squalene oxidase repeat-containing protein, which translates to MNDWDRDRLTQGYQLASSALKDEAAAEGTWVGELSSSPLSTATAVVALQLVGRDQPQRQSEFKDLISQGLNWLVECQNSDGGWGDTSLSLSNISTTTLVYSSFHLAQSPEKFGPAAERARNYIESKGGFDAIKQRYGKDHTFSVPILTQCALAGLISWDQLPPLPFELGVFPHWFYRWMSLPVVSYALPALIAIGQVRHHLAPSRNPLIRMIRQMAVKPTLRRLKTLQPESGGFLEATPLTSFVTMSLAAMGQSAHPVAARGVDFLIASVRPDGSWPIDTNLATWVTTLSINALRPKSISPEQAKSVLNWLLKQQNRVVHPYTNAAPGGWAWTDLSGGVPDADDTPGAILALLKLDELGSGERSPELAPALRAGVQWLLDLQNRDGGWPTFCRGWGALPFDRSAPDLTAHALRAIHAWQLWHRAQQAHSAGPDPLLERVEQATSAGFAYLAQTQHPDGTWHPLWFGNQFAPDEGNPVYGVARVLAAYRDTNRLPDVACQFACDWLADVQNDDGGWGGTRNTPSSVEETALAVEALLPIEKYAAQCRRGLDWLLERIEAGTFRQPTPIGLYFAKLWYFERLYPIIFVVSTFARAIDRSERRGAERHRAGSEGLVPPYPTRMGMPK; encoded by the coding sequence GTGAACGATTGGGATCGAGACCGTCTAACTCAGGGCTATCAACTCGCTTCGTCTGCTTTAAAGGACGAAGCGGCCGCTGAAGGAACGTGGGTCGGCGAACTCTCTTCGTCCCCCCTTTCCACTGCCACGGCCGTTGTCGCCCTGCAACTGGTCGGTCGTGATCAACCGCAACGTCAGAGCGAGTTCAAGGATCTGATTTCTCAAGGATTGAATTGGCTCGTCGAGTGTCAGAACTCGGATGGCGGGTGGGGTGATACCAGTCTGAGTCTCAGCAACATCTCGACGACAACACTCGTTTATTCCAGTTTTCATCTCGCACAGTCTCCCGAGAAGTTCGGACCGGCTGCCGAGCGGGCTCGCAACTACATCGAATCCAAGGGGGGATTCGACGCCATCAAACAGCGGTACGGAAAGGACCACACGTTTTCAGTCCCGATCCTGACGCAGTGTGCTCTCGCAGGATTAATTTCCTGGGACCAGCTTCCGCCGCTGCCGTTTGAGCTGGGTGTCTTTCCGCACTGGTTCTATCGCTGGATGAGTCTGCCCGTCGTGAGCTATGCACTTCCGGCCCTGATAGCGATTGGGCAGGTCCGACATCATCTGGCGCCGTCACGCAATCCCCTGATTCGGATGATTCGCCAGATGGCGGTCAAGCCGACACTTCGCAGGCTGAAGACACTGCAGCCGGAAAGTGGCGGATTTCTGGAAGCAACTCCCCTGACCAGTTTCGTCACGATGAGTCTTGCGGCGATGGGCCAGTCGGCTCATCCCGTCGCTGCGCGGGGAGTCGACTTTCTGATCGCGTCGGTCCGACCCGATGGTAGCTGGCCAATCGATACGAATCTGGCCACTTGGGTCACCACTCTGTCGATCAACGCACTGCGTCCTAAATCGATCTCACCCGAGCAGGCAAAGTCTGTTTTGAACTGGTTACTCAAACAGCAGAATCGTGTTGTCCATCCTTACACGAATGCGGCACCGGGGGGATGGGCCTGGACTGACCTTTCCGGCGGTGTCCCTGATGCAGACGACACGCCGGGCGCAATCCTGGCACTGCTCAAGCTCGATGAACTGGGATCTGGCGAACGGTCACCCGAACTGGCGCCGGCGCTACGTGCAGGAGTTCAATGGTTGCTGGACCTGCAGAACCGTGACGGCGGTTGGCCCACCTTCTGTCGGGGATGGGGAGCGCTCCCGTTCGATCGTAGTGCTCCCGATCTGACGGCACACGCGCTGCGTGCCATTCATGCCTGGCAACTCTGGCATCGCGCACAGCAAGCACATTCCGCGGGGCCGGATCCGCTGCTGGAACGGGTCGAACAGGCAACATCCGCAGGGTTCGCGTATCTGGCACAGACGCAACATCCGGACGGAACCTGGCACCCGCTCTGGTTTGGTAATCAGTTCGCTCCTGATGAGGGAAACCCTGTTTACGGGGTGGCCCGGGTACTGGCTGCCTACCGCGATACAAATCGATTGCCGGATGTGGCTTGTCAATTCGCCTGTGACTGGTTGGCGGACGTCCAGAATGATGACGGCGGATGGGGCGGAACTCGAAACACACCGTCGTCTGTGGAAGAAACGGCACTCGCCGTCGAGGCACTTCTGCCGATAGAAAAATACGCAGCACAGTGTCGGCGGGGCCTGGATTGGCTGCTGGAACGAATCGAAGCGGGTACTTTTCGGCAACCCACACCGATCGGGTTGTACTTCGCTAAGCTGTGGTATTTTGAGCGACTTTATCCAATAATCTTCGTTGTCTCCACTTTCGCTCGGGCAATTGATCGATCGGAACGAAGGGGAGCCGAACGACATCGAGCCGGCAGTGAAGGACTTGTCCCTCCCTATCCAACTCGGATGGGAATGCCGAAATGA
- the thrC gene encoding threonine synthase: MYGFQRCIAPLCRSTFDVTEVLTSCPDCGSLLDIDYEWDKLPVPKSMREFESRWANRRDPLDFSGVWRFRDLLPFAADKDIVTIGEGQTILQQSQAVGKYVGMNAGGLYLQYEGLNPSGSFKDNGMTAASTHARMVGAKVAACASTGNTSASLAIYASTTQVFRVVVFVGSGKIAYGKLSQALDYDAKTLQILGDFDDALERVREVAGERGIYLCNSVNPFRLEGQKTIMYRVLESLNWEVPDWIVVPGGNLGNSSAFGKAFTELKSLGLIDRIPRLAVINAAGANTLYQLYEERGVRWDGGMSDDGTTDAFFKTMDAENRKASTLASAIEINRPVNLKKCLRALQQCDGVVRQVTDQEILDAKAQVGAGGFGCEPASAASVAGARKLRAEGVIAPSDRVVCILTGHQLKDPDATVAYHSGDQALFSEKLGKRGVERAEYANSPVVVENNLQKIIDVLNQQG; the protein is encoded by the coding sequence ATGTACGGGTTTCAACGCTGTATCGCCCCCCTGTGCCGCTCCACCTTCGATGTGACCGAGGTCCTCACATCCTGCCCGGATTGCGGTTCGCTGCTCGATATCGATTATGAATGGGACAAACTTCCCGTTCCCAAGTCGATGCGCGAGTTCGAGTCTCGCTGGGCGAATCGCCGCGATCCGCTCGACTTCAGCGGAGTCTGGCGGTTTCGAGACCTGCTGCCGTTTGCAGCAGACAAAGACATCGTCACGATCGGCGAAGGTCAGACAATTCTGCAGCAGAGCCAGGCGGTCGGAAAATACGTCGGCATGAACGCCGGAGGCCTCTACCTCCAATACGAAGGACTCAACCCTTCGGGCAGCTTCAAAGACAATGGCATGACTGCGGCATCAACCCATGCCCGGATGGTCGGTGCGAAAGTCGCAGCCTGTGCGTCGACGGGGAACACCAGTGCCTCACTAGCGATCTATGCGAGCACGACACAGGTGTTTCGCGTCGTCGTCTTCGTGGGCAGCGGCAAGATCGCCTACGGAAAGCTGTCGCAAGCACTCGACTATGATGCCAAAACGCTGCAAATCCTCGGCGACTTTGATGATGCGCTCGAGCGAGTCCGTGAGGTCGCGGGTGAACGTGGAATCTATCTGTGTAACAGTGTGAACCCGTTCCGTCTGGAAGGCCAGAAAACAATTATGTATCGGGTTCTCGAGAGCCTGAACTGGGAAGTCCCCGACTGGATCGTCGTCCCGGGCGGAAACCTCGGCAATTCCTCAGCCTTCGGCAAAGCGTTCACGGAACTGAAATCACTGGGCCTGATCGATCGAATCCCGCGACTGGCGGTGATCAATGCGGCCGGCGCCAATACCCTGTATCAGCTTTACGAGGAACGCGGAGTTCGCTGGGACGGCGGGATGTCCGACGACGGCACGACAGACGCCTTCTTTAAAACCATGGATGCAGAGAATCGGAAGGCCTCAACCCTCGCCAGCGCCATCGAAATCAATCGCCCTGTGAATCTGAAGAAATGTCTCCGTGCACTTCAGCAGTGCGACGGGGTCGTTCGACAGGTGACGGACCAGGAAATTCTGGACGCCAAGGCACAGGTTGGTGCCGGTGGATTTGGTTGTGAACCTGCCAGTGCCGCGAGTGTCGCAGGGGCCAGAAAGCTGCGGGCAGAAGGTGTCATCGCGCCGAGTGATCGCGTTGTCTGCATCCTGACTGGCCACCAGCTCAAGGATCCTGACGCGACCGTCGCCTATCACTCCGGCGATCAGGCCTTGTTTAGTGAGAAACTGGGCAAACGAGGTGTTGAGCGGGCCGAATACGCGAATAGCCCGGTGGTTGTGGAAAACAACCTTCAGAAGATCATCGACGTGCTGAATCAGCAGGGTTGA
- a CDS encoding polyprenyl synthetase family protein — protein sequence MLEATNATLDHSPESIDVSEKPAVGAGSTVDDQPRRKRSTSHLKLVPESLELREGLREEAERYVKHLDKSRPFNKAALEEHARKLLALNNQPEGFLGFTMVVLGNAFWKQQFLAIPFERRLLLLPHCLKHAEGCPADYDEFGLDCEKCGACSIADYKVRAEQLGYKVLVAEGSPIVLKIIVSGHVDGILGVACLNVLEKAIDKVLLAGVPSYAVPLHSGDCKNTKLDESWVWHCLDKYEPLEESRTSGYVPMMRASNKMFEEEFDEVLPVSRQGTETGDRLLAETETFARKWLVKGGKRLRPFITLAAYDALTGGTRLQAASSDEPPTFSLEVRRTALAIEAFHKASLVHDDIQDDDPYRYGEETLHRRYGVGTAINVGDYLIGLGYRLVSQSRRQLGAEAASDILDRLANAHLKLCEGQGAELRWTGADVLKLTALDAMKLYALKTSPAFDAALYAGLRMAGPVDAYEAMIPQFCRHIGVGFQVLNDLQDWEEGVPNKIVSGRDAELAKPTLLMALALDAAKGPVREELEKAILDPLTSTERSHRLRHFYQKLGVFDRAQALVDKCRSRAEALADEIQPEPLRQLLYFLIDTVLADNAAPAPQIKLVPLMATLPVVGKTVGAT from the coding sequence ATGCTCGAGGCGACAAACGCAACGCTGGACCACAGCCCTGAGTCGATCGACGTTTCCGAGAAACCCGCTGTCGGGGCCGGATCCACAGTCGATGATCAGCCGCGACGCAAGCGAAGCACATCTCACCTGAAACTCGTCCCTGAATCGCTTGAGTTGCGAGAAGGTCTGCGGGAAGAGGCGGAACGCTACGTCAAGCATCTCGATAAAAGCCGACCGTTTAACAAAGCGGCTCTCGAGGAACATGCTCGCAAACTGCTTGCTCTGAATAACCAGCCCGAAGGTTTTCTCGGGTTTACCATGGTTGTGCTGGGAAACGCGTTCTGGAAGCAGCAGTTTCTGGCGATCCCGTTCGAGCGACGGTTGCTGCTGTTGCCGCATTGCCTGAAGCACGCCGAAGGATGTCCAGCCGACTACGATGAATTCGGTCTCGACTGCGAGAAATGCGGTGCCTGTTCCATCGCCGATTACAAAGTCCGGGCCGAGCAACTCGGCTATAAGGTTCTCGTCGCGGAAGGTTCCCCGATCGTCCTGAAGATCATCGTTTCGGGTCATGTGGATGGGATTCTCGGCGTGGCCTGTCTGAATGTGCTTGAAAAAGCCATCGACAAGGTGCTGCTGGCCGGGGTCCCCTCATATGCCGTCCCGCTTCATTCGGGTGACTGCAAGAATACAAAACTCGACGAATCGTGGGTCTGGCACTGTCTCGATAAGTACGAACCTCTCGAAGAATCGCGCACGTCGGGATATGTTCCGATGATGCGAGCCTCGAATAAAATGTTCGAAGAGGAGTTCGACGAAGTGCTGCCGGTTTCACGGCAGGGAACCGAGACCGGTGACCGGCTGTTGGCGGAAACGGAAACGTTCGCGCGAAAGTGGCTCGTGAAGGGCGGAAAACGACTTCGCCCTTTCATCACTCTCGCCGCGTACGACGCCCTGACCGGGGGAACCCGTTTGCAGGCTGCCTCGAGTGACGAACCTCCGACGTTCTCATTGGAAGTCCGCCGGACCGCCTTGGCGATCGAAGCGTTTCACAAGGCGTCACTGGTCCATGACGATATTCAGGATGACGACCCGTACCGCTATGGCGAAGAGACCCTGCATCGGCGCTATGGGGTCGGGACAGCCATCAATGTCGGGGACTACCTGATCGGTCTGGGATACCGCCTGGTCAGTCAGAGCCGACGGCAACTGGGGGCAGAAGCCGCCAGCGACATCCTCGATCGTCTGGCAAACGCTCACTTAAAGCTTTGTGAAGGGCAGGGGGCTGAACTTCGCTGGACGGGTGCGGATGTCCTGAAACTGACAGCCCTGGATGCTATGAAGCTGTATGCGCTCAAAACCTCTCCTGCGTTCGATGCTGCACTGTATGCAGGACTGCGGATGGCGGGGCCCGTCGATGCTTATGAGGCGATGATTCCCCAGTTCTGTCGTCATATCGGGGTGGGATTCCAGGTTCTGAATGATCTGCAAGACTGGGAAGAAGGGGTTCCAAACAAGATCGTTTCCGGACGAGATGCCGAGCTGGCCAAACCGACGCTGCTGATGGCCTTGGCACTGGATGCTGCCAAGGGGCCGGTGCGAGAGGAACTTGAGAAAGCAATTCTCGACCCGCTGACCTCTACCGAGCGTTCCCATCGACTTCGTCACTTCTATCAGAAGCTGGGAGTCTTCGACCGGGCTCAGGCGCTCGTCGACAAGTGCCGTAGCCGCGCGGAAGCACTGGCCGATGAAATTCAGCCAGAACCGCTGCGCCAACTGCTCTACTTCCTGATCGATACGGTGTTGGCGGATAACGCTGCACCGGCGCCACAGATCAAGCTGGTCCCGCTGATGGCGACGCTCCCTGTGGTCGGTAAGACTGTTGGGGCGACGTGA